A window of Calliopsis andreniformis isolate RMS-2024a chromosome 3, iyCalAndr_principal, whole genome shotgun sequence contains these coding sequences:
- the LOC143177532 gene encoding RNA-binding protein 28 produces MRNTNQKMRSDRKKLSWIYRKKVKLQKSAKPVENEDDTGEGNKKPRIIVRNLPFKASKDDVRKLYEPFGQIEEINFPKHADNTPIGCCFIQFRQLEDASKAIFNTNKKEFMGRILSSGWAVSKSKYCEKLKMESVLDATDTKDQDVNESIEVHKDETKREEDSFKKQKLITVKQERRKLLKEKQRQKRARIVLRNLSFQVTEENLREHFSQYGTIQEIIILKKEDGRSAGCAFLQFEHVQSAARAIHYANLQLLLDRPVIVDWAVPKHKFSKNNSENVNNEEVEVKVEKEIDTESNSNEELSRENKEHVNVVTEINESDDENLINETEIKVESEVSSTSAEGKDMVGEIEEQEVEKTKRLRYESHDVSEGKTLFLKNVPFSVKNEQLKKYMEQFGPIYYALVCIDPITEYSKGTAFVKFKNIEDANKCLEAGNELEIDDQRLEVQRALDRNEIENKENSKQQKYKDSRNLYLVREGVILAGSPAAVGVSATDMAKRLQLEQWKSQILRNLNMFVSRVRLVVHNLPPTLDDVKLRKIFERHSPPKAVVREARVMRDLRNVNLKGVEKSKEYGFVSFTTHEDALQTLRNVNNNPNIFTPYRRPIVSFSIENRVMVNAKQRRIQKSRENNPLWSGNKAKRKGEDISEETSGKKLKMDDVDEKPFTGMVATPGENKLRSKYKLKTQAMIHKETVKKEKKMKKSSKKLEQKRRMKSDSKNEMKMKQRMKVKGDDVNLDKLVNRYKDKLKTVELKKSKWYES; encoded by the exons ATGCGGAATACAAATCAGA AAATGAGAAGTGATCGAAAGAAACTTTCTTGGATCTACCGAAAGAAAGTTAAATTACAAAAGTCTGCAAAACCTGTAGAGAATGAAGATGACACGGGAGAAGGAAATAAAAAGCCGAGAATTATTGTGCGTAATTTGCCATTCAAG GCAAGTAAAGATGATGTGAGAAAGTTGTATGAACCGTTTGGTCAAATAGAAGAAATAAATTTTCCAAAACATGCAGATAATACTCCTATTGGATGTTGTTTTATTCAATTTAGACAATTGGAAGATGCATCAAAAGCAATCTTTAAcacaaataaaaaagaatttatgg GGAGAATATTAAGCAGCGGTTGGGCTGTTTCAAAATCTAAATATTGTGAAAAATTAAAGATGGAATCTGTGCTTGATGCAACTGATACAAAAGATCAAGATGTAAATGAAAGTATAGAGGTGCATAAAGACGAAACTAAAAGGGAAGAAGACTCCTTTAAGAAACAGAAATTAATAACAGTGAAACAGGAAAGGAGGAAATTATTAAAGGAGAAACAGCGACAGAAAAGAGCAAGAATTGTGTTAAGAAACTTATCATTTCAG GTGACAGAAGAGAATTTAAGAGAACATTTTTCTCAATACGGTACAATACaagaaataattattttgaagaaagaggatggtCGAAGTGCTGGGTGTGCCTTTCTACAATTTGAACATGTACAAAGTGCTGCAAGAGCTATACATTATGCAAATCTACAGCTGCTTCTTGATAGGCCTGTTATAGTGGATTGGGCTGTACCTAAACATAAATTTTCTAAGAACAATTCTGAGAATGTAAACAATGAAGAGGTGGAAGTAAAAGTAGAGAAGGAAATTGATACAGAGTCAAACTCTAATGAAGAATTAAGTAG AGAAAATAAGGAGCATGTAAATGTTGTTACAGAAATTAATGAATCTGATgatgaaaatttaataaatgaaacagaaatAAAAGTAGAAAGTGAAGTTTCGAGTACAAGTGCCGAAGGAAAAGATATGGTTGGAGAAATAGAAGAACAAGAAGTTGAAAAAACCAAGCGTTTGCGGTACGAGTCTCATGATGTTTCTGAAGGAAAAACTTTATTTCTAAAGAATGTACCATTTTCTgtaaaaaatgaacaattgaAGAAATATATGGAGCAATTTGGACCTATCTATTATGCTCTTGTGTGCATAGATCCAATTACTGAGTATTCAAAGGGTACAGCATTTGTTAAATTTAAG aatATCGAAGATGCAAATAAGTGTCTAGAAGCGGGAAACGAATTGGAAATAGATGATCAAAGACTTGAAGTGCAAAGAGCGCTAGACAGAAATGAGattgaaaataaagaaaattcgaAACAACAGAAATATAAAGATTCCAGAAATTTATATCTTGTGAGAGAAGGAG TCATATTGGCTGGAAGTCCAGCTGCTGTTGGAGTATCGGCAACAGATATGGCAAAACGATTACAACTAGAACAATGGAAATCTCAGATTTTGCGTAATCTAAATATGTTTGTATCAAGAGTAAGACTGGTTGTTCACAATTTACCACCTACATTAGACGATGTGAAGCTCAGGAAAATTTTCGAACGTCATAGTCCTCCCAAAGCGGTCGTTAGAGAG GCACGAGTCATGCGAGATCTCAGAAATGTTAATTTGAAAGGAGTTGAAAAATCAAAAGAATATGGATTCGTTTCATTTACGACACACGAAGACGCGCTTCAAACTTTGAGAAATGTAAATAATAATCCGAATATATTCACTCCGTACAGG AGACCGATAGTATCTTTCTCAATAGAAAATCGAGTTATGGTTAATGCTAAGCAAAGAAGAATTCAAAAGAGTCGCGAGAATAATCCTTTATGGTCGGGAAATAAAGCAAAAAGAAAAGGAGAAGATATAAGTGAAGAAACATcaggaaaaaaattgaaaatggaTGACGTAGATGAAAAGCCTTTTACTGGAATGGTTGCAACACCTGGTGAAAATAAATTGCGATCGAAATATAAGCTAAAAACTCAAGCAATGATACATAAAGAAACGGTGAAAAAGGAGAAGAAGATGAAAAAATCTTCTAAAAAACTAGAGCAAAAACGAAGAATGAAAAGTGACTCTAAAAACGAAATGAAA ATGAAACAAAGAATGAAAGTGAAAGGAGATGATGTAAATTTAGATAAACTTGTAAACAGGTATAAAGATAAATTGAAGACAGTAGAATTGAAGAAATCGAAGTGGTATGAATCATAA
- the LOC143177374 gene encoding putative cytochrome P450 49a1: MEGLLGRPDMVFIYDADEIERIFRQEEKMPYRPSMPSLNYYKHVLRNDFFQGNAGVIAVHGENWYNFRSKVQQVMLQPRTARMYIGAIEETSLAFLQRIANIRDQKDEVPDDFLNEIHKWALESIAHVALDVRLGCLDDNANVETQKLIDAVSTFFSNVGILELKIPFWKLFNTPTWLEYVNALDTIVSITSKYTAAAFTRIMERANCGEKLSLLERVLLLENDTKLATILSLDLFLVGIDTTSNTVASVLYQLALHPDKQDLVFDEICNVLPNKDMALQGMHLDQLKYLKACIKETLRMYPVVIGNGRCMTKDTVISGYHVPKGVQVVFQHYVISNLDKYFPRSKEFLPERWLQSDGVCHNFASLPFGYGRRMCLGRRFAELEILIVVSKILQRYKLEYHYEKLEYYINPMYTPKGPLNIRFIDRNRMPAIFSS; the protein is encoded by the exons ATGGAGGGTCTTCTTGGTCGGCCGGACATGGTTTTCATTTACGACGCAGACGAAATCGAGCGTATCTTCAGACAGGAGGAGAAAATGCCATATAGACCCTCGATGCCTTCGCTCAATTATTACAAACATGTGCTCCGAAACGATTTCTTCCAAGGAAATGCCGGTGTGATCGCCGT ACATGGAGAGAATTGGTATAATTTCCGGAGTAAAGTGCAACAGGTAATGCTGCAGCCACGGACTGCGAGAATGTATATTGGCGCTATCGAAGAGACAAGTTTGGCATTCCTTCAAAG AATAGCAAATATACGAGATCAGAAGGATGAAGTGCCTGATGACTTTCTCAATGAGATTCACAAGTGGGCTCTAGAGT CAATTGCTCATGTAGCACTGGACGTTCGACTGGGTTGTCTGGACGATAATGCAAATGTGGAAACACAAAAATTAATAGACGCTGTTTCTACGTTTTTCTCGAATGTTGGGATATTAGAATTGAAAATCCCATTTTGGAAATTATTCAATACGCCAACATGGTTGGAATATGTGAACGCTTTAGATACAATCGTAAG CATAACGTCTAAGTACACAGCTGCTGCTTTTACAAGAATAATGGAAAGAGCGAATTGTGGCGAGAAACTTTCTCTTTTAGAAAGAGTTTTGCTCTTGGAAAATGATACCAAATTAGCTACGATACTATCTCTTGATTTATTCTTAGTTGGAATTGATACT ACTTCTAATACGGTGGCGTCGGTTCTGTATCAATTAGCGTTACATCCAGATAAACAGGACCTCGTTTTTGACGAAATCTGTAACGTATTACCGAATAAAGATATGGCTCTACAAGGAATGCACTTGGATCAATTAAAATACCTGAAGGCGTGCATCAAGGAAACTTTAAG AATGTATCCAGTTGTTATCGGCAATGGACGATGTATGACAAAAGATACTGTAATCAGTGGATATCATGTACCTAAGGGC GTACAGGTTGTTTTTCAACACTACGTGATAAGTAATCTTGATAAATACTTTCCACGTAGCAAAGAATTTCTTCCTGAAAGGTGGTTACAAAGTGACGGCGTGTGTCACAATTTCGCATCGCTTCCATTCGGTTACGGAAGAAGGATGTGTCTTGGTCGTCGTTTCGCCGAACTCGAAATACTTATCGTTGTTAGCAAG ATTTTGCAACGGTACAAGCTAGAATACCATTACGAAAAGTTGGAATATTATATCAATCCTATGTACACGCCTAAAGGCCCTTTGAATATAAGGTTTATTGATAGAAATAGAATGCCCGCTATATTTTCTTCGTGA
- the Cyp301a1 gene encoding putative cytochrome P450 301a1, mitochondrial has product MNRPLQSAVKHRLSLTPYILWRTFCSGAVTSTKDYTVAIHNVSIPKPYEDIPGPKPIPILGNTWRLFPIIGQYQISDMAKVSQVFYDEYGTIVRLTGLIGRPDLLFVYDADEIEKIYRQEGPTPFRPSMPCLVHYKSNVRKDFFGSLPGVVGVHGEPWREFRTRVQKPVLQPHTVRKYLTPIEAVTTDFIKRIEEIKGEDNELPDNFDNEIHKWALECIGRVALDVRLGCLGGTLAPDSEPQKIIDAAKYALRNVAVLELKAPYWRYIPTPLWTRYVRNMNYFIEICMKYIDAAMERLKTKQADSEYDLSLIERILSKETDPKMACILALDLILVGIDTISMAVCSILYQIATRPEEQEKIHEELVRILPDPSVPLTTNHLDKAVYTKAFVREVFRVYSTVIGNGRTLQHDTVICGYKVPKGVQVVFPTIVTGNMDKYVADAGTFNPTRWLKESSKETLHPFASLPYGYGARMCLGRRFADLEIQVLLAKLIRSYKLEYHHQPLTYKVTFMYAPDGNLKFKVLPR; this is encoded by the exons ATGAATCGGCCGCTACAATCTGCAGTGAAACATCGACTTTCTCTAACTCCCTACATCCTTTGGCGAACTTTCTGCTCAG GTGCAGTGACCTCGACAAAGGATTACACTGTCGCCATCCACAATGTCTCCATTCCAAAGCCATATGAAGACATACCAGGACCGAAACCTATTCCTATTCTCGGAAATACCTGGCGTTTGTTTCCAATAATCGGCCAGTACCAAATTTCCGACATGGCTAAAGTTTCGCAGGTGTTCTATGATGAATATGGAACAATCGTTCGTCTAACTGGGTTAATAGGTCGGCCGGATCTCTTGTTTGTTTACGACGCTGACGAAATCGAGAAAATTTATAGACAAGAAGGCCCAACACCTTTTCGACCATCAATGCCGTGCCTCGTGCATTACAAAAGCAATGTCAGGAAGGACTTCTTTGGAAGTTTGCCTGGCGTTGTTGGAGT ACATGGTGAACCCTGGAGAGAATTTCGTACACGAGTTCAGAAACCTGTTCTGCAACCGCATACAGTGAGAAAGTATTTAACACCTATTGAAGCAGTTACAACTGACTTCATAAAAAG aattgaagaaattAAAGGAGAGGACAATGAATTACCAGATAATTTTGATAATGAAATACATAAATGGGCTCTAGAAT GTATAGGGCGAGTTGCACTTGATGTAAGATTAGGATGTTTAGGAGGTACTCTGGCACCAGATTCAGAGCCCCAGAAAATCATTGATGCAGCAAAATATGCTTTGAGAAATGTAGCTGTACTTGAATTGAAAGCTCCGTATTGGAGATACATACCTACTCCTCTTTGGACAAGATATGTTCGCAACATGAACTATTTTATTGA AATATGTATGAAATATATTGATGCAGCAATGGAACGGCTGAAAACTAAACAAGCTGACAGCGAATATGATTTGTCTTTAATAGAAAGAATCTTGTCTAAGGAAACAGACCCTAAAATGGCGTGCATACTTGCCTTAGACTTAATCCTTGTTGGAATAGACACG ATATCGATGGCTGTTTGTTCGATACTGTATCAAATAGCAACTAGACCTGAAGAACAGGAAAAGATCCATGAGGAACTTGTTAGAATTCTCCCTGATCCGTCTGTACCCCTTACGACAAACCATCTCGATAAGGCAGTGTATACAAAAGCCTTCGTCCGCGAAGTCTTTAG AGTTTACTCTACAGTTATTGGAAATGGAAGAACACTACAACATGACACTGTTATTTGTGGCTATAAAGTACCGAAAGGA gtACAAGTGGTATTTCCAACTATAGTAACAGGTAACATGGACAAATATGTAGCTGATGCTGGAACATTTAACCCAACTAGGTGGCTTAAAGAATCTTCAAAGGAGACATTGCATCCTTTTGCATCATTACCGTATGGTTATGGTGCACGCATGTGTCTAGGTAGACGATTCGCAGACTTAGAAATACAAGTTTTGCTTGCTAAG TTAATACGATCTTAcaaattagaatatcatcatcaaCCGCTAACATACAAAGTTACTTTCATGTATGCTCCTGATGGAAATCTCAAGTTCAAAGTACTACCACGATAA